One Streptomyces sp. NBC_01237 genomic region harbors:
- a CDS encoding O-antigen ligase family protein: MTAPVGRDSTRERGGASDAAGAVILAACAVWSLVSAAGRDTRPEGVLLALLAVAAGFTCGRICGTLLPVAATTVVSVAALVMGLGSRHGMPGATAASDIVPGHTGAATALMVLAAGAACCAAAAAGRASLRVTLRLLALGSACAALTLGSAVGFAAALGVLLCSLAAVRMRHRLTGLAGLALIAGLMAGASWAVAENALPEGLAVSLEGQLTRNRVLLWRDAVELARENPLLGVGPDRFGELSPTAQETLRSDGKPHSAPLQQAAEQGVVGVALLGAAFGWLLYVLWRSPRTTVVVLTAGAALTALAALAVVGNALSFTPVTAGAGLLAGLASARRPVGEPSDTATDTGAGEGGLRLTGPRGAGRGRAEEVRLRRPVQGPGGADGRG; this comes from the coding sequence ATGACTGCACCTGTGGGCCGGGACAGCACCCGGGAACGCGGCGGCGCGTCCGACGCGGCCGGGGCCGTGATCCTCGCCGCCTGCGCCGTCTGGTCATTGGTGAGCGCCGCGGGCCGGGACACCAGGCCGGAAGGCGTGCTGCTCGCCCTGCTGGCCGTCGCGGCGGGCTTCACCTGCGGCAGGATCTGCGGAACGCTGCTGCCCGTCGCCGCGACCACCGTGGTCTCCGTCGCCGCCCTGGTCATGGGGCTCGGCTCGCGGCACGGTATGCCGGGGGCCACCGCCGCTTCGGACATCGTTCCCGGTCATACCGGTGCCGCCACCGCTCTGATGGTGCTGGCGGCGGGCGCCGCCTGCTGCGCGGCGGCCGCGGCGGGGCGGGCCTCGCTGCGCGTCACCCTGCGGCTGCTGGCCCTCGGTTCCGCGTGTGCCGCACTGACGCTCGGCTCGGCGGTCGGATTCGCCGCGGCGCTCGGGGTGCTGCTCTGTTCGCTGGCCGCGGTCCGGATGCGGCACCGGCTGACCGGTCTGGCCGGGCTGGCCCTGATCGCCGGGCTGATGGCCGGGGCGTCCTGGGCGGTGGCCGAGAACGCCCTGCCGGAAGGGCTCGCGGTCTCCCTGGAGGGGCAGCTCACCCGGAACCGGGTGCTGCTGTGGCGCGACGCGGTGGAGCTGGCACGGGAGAATCCGCTGCTGGGGGTGGGGCCCGACCGGTTCGGAGAGCTGAGCCCCACCGCGCAGGAGACACTGCGCTCCGACGGAAAGCCGCACTCGGCCCCCTTGCAACAGGCCGCCGAACAGGGCGTGGTCGGGGTGGCGCTGCTGGGGGCCGCGTTCGGCTGGCTGTTGTACGTCCTGTGGCGCTCTCCCCGTACGACGGTGGTGGTGCTCACGGCCGGCGCGGCACTGACCGCGCTGGCGGCTCTGGCCGTCGTCGGCAACGCGCTGAGCTTCACTCCGGTGACCGCGGGCGCCGGACTGCTGGCCGGCCTCGCCTCGGCGCGGCGCCCCGTGGGCGAGCCCTCGGACACGGCTACGGATACGGGTGCGGGAGAAGGCGGACTCCGCCTCACCGGACCGCGCGGGGCCGGCAGGGGCCGCGCCGAGGAGGTCAGGCTCCGGCGGCCGGTCCAGGGGCCGGGAGGTGCAGACGGTCGCGGATGA
- a CDS encoding glutamate racemase, protein MKIALMDSGIGLLPTAAAVRRLRPDADLVLSSDPDSMPWGPRTPQDVTAHALAVARAAAEHRPDALIIACNTASVHALPALRAELEPTLPVIGTVPAIKPAAAGGGPVAIWATPATTGSPYQRGLIQEFASSAQVTEVPCPGLADAVENADEAAIDRAVAAAAALTPPDVRAVVLGCTHYELVAERIRAAVQRPGRPPLALHGSAGAVAAQALRRIGVVPAPSAEPAGTLAVILSGRAAALPEPAMAYAEGLLLKAVSPAH, encoded by the coding sequence GTGAAGATCGCACTTATGGACTCCGGAATCGGCCTGCTCCCGACGGCTGCCGCCGTACGCCGTCTGCGGCCCGACGCCGACCTGGTGCTCTCCTCCGACCCGGACAGCATGCCCTGGGGCCCCCGCACGCCGCAGGACGTCACGGCGCACGCGCTGGCCGTGGCCCGTGCCGCCGCCGAACACCGGCCGGACGCGCTGATCATCGCCTGCAACACCGCCTCCGTCCACGCTCTGCCGGCACTCCGCGCCGAGCTGGAACCCACGTTGCCGGTCATCGGCACCGTCCCCGCCATCAAGCCCGCCGCCGCGGGCGGCGGTCCCGTAGCCATCTGGGCCACCCCGGCCACCACCGGCAGCCCGTACCAGCGCGGGCTGATCCAGGAGTTCGCCAGCTCCGCACAGGTCACCGAGGTCCCGTGCCCCGGCCTCGCCGACGCCGTGGAGAACGCCGACGAAGCCGCGATCGACCGCGCCGTCGCCGCGGCCGCCGCCCTCACCCCGCCCGACGTGCGGGCCGTCGTCCTGGGCTGCACCCACTACGAGCTGGTGGCCGAACGCATCCGCGCCGCAGTGCAGCGCCCCGGCCGCCCGCCGCTCGCCCTGCACGGTTCCGCGGGAGCCGTCGCCGCCCAGGCGCTGCGCCGCATCGGTGTCGTACCGGCTCCGTCGGCCGAACCGGCCGGCACGCTCGCGGTCATCCTCAGCGGACGCGCCGCGGCACTGCCGGAACCCGCAATGGCCTATGCGGAGGGTCTGCTCCTGAAAGCGGTCAGCCCCGCGCACTGA
- a CDS encoding glycosyltransferase: MSAVAWIAVGSLIAWVWLLLGQGFYWRTDQRLPRHAEPPRWPSVTVVVPARDEAAMLPVSLPSLLAQDYPGEAEIILVDDCSRDGTGQVARDLSVRHGGLPLTVVSPGEPEPGWTGKLWAVRHGIALARQRKPEFLLLTDADIAHEPDSLRDLVAAAGTGGPDSFDLVSQMARLRVASGWERLVVPAFVYFFGQLYPFRRVNRAGARTAAAAGGCVLLRTEAAERARIPESIRQAVIDDVSLARAVQRSGGRIWLGLAERVDSVRPYPRLGDLWQMVSRSAYAQLRHSPLLLAGTVPGLALVYLGPPVTLVAGLLTGDPVAAWAGGAAWAVMTATYLPMLTYYRQSLWLAPLLPFTAVLYLLMTVDSAVQHYRGRGAAWKGRTYSRPEATPDV; the protein is encoded by the coding sequence ATGAGCGCCGTTGCCTGGATCGCCGTGGGTTCGCTGATCGCGTGGGTGTGGCTGCTGCTGGGGCAGGGGTTCTACTGGCGCACCGACCAGCGGCTGCCCCGCCACGCAGAGCCCCCGCGCTGGCCGTCGGTCACCGTCGTCGTGCCCGCGCGCGACGAGGCCGCGATGCTGCCGGTGAGCCTGCCCTCGCTGCTGGCCCAGGACTATCCCGGGGAGGCGGAGATCATCCTGGTGGACGACTGCAGCCGGGACGGTACGGGGCAGGTGGCCCGGGACCTGTCGGTACGGCACGGCGGGCTGCCGCTGACCGTGGTCTCGCCCGGGGAGCCGGAGCCCGGCTGGACGGGCAAGCTGTGGGCGGTGCGGCACGGGATCGCGCTGGCCCGGCAGCGCAAGCCGGAGTTCCTGCTGCTCACGGATGCCGATATCGCGCATGAGCCGGACAGCCTGCGCGATCTCGTGGCCGCGGCCGGTACCGGGGGGCCGGACTCTTTCGACCTGGTCTCCCAGATGGCGCGGCTGCGGGTGGCGAGCGGCTGGGAGCGACTGGTGGTGCCCGCCTTCGTGTACTTCTTCGGGCAGCTCTACCCGTTCCGGCGGGTGAACCGGGCGGGGGCCCGTACGGCGGCCGCGGCGGGTGGCTGTGTGCTGCTGCGCACGGAGGCAGCCGAGCGGGCCCGGATCCCGGAGTCCATCCGGCAGGCGGTGATCGACGATGTGTCGCTGGCCCGTGCGGTGCAGCGCAGCGGTGGCCGGATCTGGCTGGGGCTCGCGGAGCGGGTCGACAGTGTGCGCCCGTACCCGCGGCTCGGGGACCTGTGGCAGATGGTCTCGCGCAGTGCGTACGCGCAGCTGCGGCACAGCCCGCTGCTGCTCGCCGGGACCGTGCCGGGACTCGCGCTCGTCTATCTGGGTCCGCCCGTCACCCTGGTGGCCGGGCTGTTGACGGGTGATCCGGTGGCGGCCTGGGCGGGTGGGGCGGCGTGGGCGGTGATGACGGCGACGTATCTGCCGATGCTGACGTACTACCGGCAGTCGCTGTGGCTCGCGCCGTTGCTGCCGTTCACGGCGGTGCTGTATCTGCTGATGACGGTGGACTCGGCGGTGCAGCACTACCGTGGCCGGGGGGCGGCCTGGAAGGGGCGCACCTACTCACGCCCCGAGGCCACCCCCGACGTGTGA
- a CDS encoding TerD family protein has translation MGASMTMLKGTNVPVPAQAVRVELGWRASPGTPDVDASALLLVSGKVRSDADFVFYNQPAHASGAVRYEGKATTGDSVTDTLAVDFARIEPAIDRVVVAASADGGGFGRVSGLYVRIVDTASGAEIARFESTDATVETAFILGELYLRQSAWKFRAVGQGYSTGLEGLATDFGISVDEPQKPQQAPQAQPSRPTRQPQSPPPVVRPAATAPPAVPAPPAAPPVRLTKVTLTKDAPSVSLAKQGGTSGELRVNLNWEVRKQFKSWGAKLGRAIAMHADLDLDLCALYELTDGSKGVVQSLGNAFGSLRQPPYIHLDGDDRTGAVSTGENLTVNLDHKDRIRRVLIFVTIYEGARSFADLHATVTLQPRNGAAIDFSLDECTVPSTVCALALISNNAGDLTVRREARYLVPERGVSPQRTIDAAYGWGMNWTPGRK, from the coding sequence ATGGGAGCGAGCATGACCATGCTAAAAGGAACCAATGTTCCGGTGCCGGCTCAGGCCGTGCGGGTCGAATTGGGATGGCGGGCCTCTCCGGGGACCCCGGATGTCGATGCGTCAGCCCTGCTTCTGGTGTCGGGAAAGGTCCGCAGTGACGCGGACTTCGTCTTTTACAACCAGCCCGCGCACGCCTCCGGTGCCGTCCGGTACGAGGGTAAGGCCACCACCGGCGACAGCGTCACCGACACCCTCGCGGTCGACTTCGCGCGGATCGAGCCCGCGATCGACCGTGTCGTCGTCGCGGCTTCGGCGGACGGCGGCGGTTTCGGGCGGGTGAGCGGTCTGTACGTACGGATCGTGGACACGGCGAGCGGCGCGGAGATCGCCCGCTTCGAGAGCACGGACGCCACGGTCGAGACCGCCTTCATTCTCGGGGAGCTGTACCTGCGTCAGAGTGCCTGGAAGTTCCGTGCCGTCGGTCAGGGGTACAGCACCGGACTCGAGGGCCTCGCCACGGACTTCGGGATCTCGGTCGACGAACCCCAGAAGCCGCAGCAGGCCCCGCAGGCCCAGCCGTCACGGCCGACGCGACAGCCGCAGTCCCCGCCGCCCGTGGTCCGGCCCGCGGCCACCGCACCGCCCGCCGTACCCGCACCGCCCGCCGCCCCGCCCGTGAGGCTGACCAAGGTCACGCTGACGAAGGACGCCCCTTCCGTCTCGCTCGCCAAACAGGGCGGTACCTCCGGAGAGCTTCGCGTCAATCTCAACTGGGAAGTACGCAAACAGTTCAAGAGCTGGGGCGCCAAACTCGGCCGGGCCATCGCCATGCACGCCGACCTCGATCTCGATCTCTGCGCGCTCTACGAACTCACCGACGGCAGCAAGGGAGTTGTACAGTCACTCGGAAACGCCTTCGGCTCTCTGCGGCAGCCGCCCTATATCCATCTGGACGGGGACGACCGCACCGGCGCCGTCTCCACCGGTGAGAACCTCACCGTCAACCTCGACCACAAGGACCGGATCCGCCGCGTTCTGATCTTCGTCACCATCTACGAAGGTGCCCGGAGTTTCGCCGATCTCCATGCCACCGTCACCCTTCAGCCGCGGAACGGCGCGGCGATCGACTTCTCCCTCGACGAATGCACCGTGCCCTCAACCGTCTGCGCGCTCGCGCTGATCAGCAACAACGCCGGAGACCTCACGGTGCGGCGCGAGGCCCGCTATCTCGTACCCGAGCGCGGAGTGAGCCCGCAGCGCACCATCGACGCCGCGTACGGGTGGGGAATGAACTGGACCCCGGGCCGCAAGTAG
- a CDS encoding DUF6643 family protein, whose product MTSPRSTYGGGYYAAPSFPDTPIYDSLVAERGTPQIAPIRVPAAYDTGNSYLPALPSALPALPAAPSQPTGSYGYQQPMAPQYQQQAPAQHSPMQPAHLQHAPAPYIPQQPAPARGYQQQPPARGYQPQPQPQPPRPAPGTGYESMRPASPRPAPAPSPYEDPYNNRPYQGRGY is encoded by the coding sequence ATGACCTCCCCCCGCTCCACCTACGGCGGCGGCTACTACGCCGCACCGTCGTTCCCCGACACTCCGATCTACGACTCCCTGGTCGCGGAGCGGGGTACCCCTCAGATCGCGCCGATCCGAGTGCCTGCCGCCTACGACACCGGCAACAGCTACCTGCCGGCCCTGCCGTCGGCGTTGCCCGCCCTTCCCGCGGCTCCTTCGCAGCCCACCGGGTCGTACGGCTACCAGCAGCCGATGGCGCCGCAGTATCAGCAGCAGGCACCGGCGCAGCACTCGCCGATGCAGCCCGCTCATCTGCAGCACGCCCCGGCGCCCTACATCCCGCAGCAGCCGGCCCCGGCGCGTGGCTATCAGCAGCAGCCCCCGGCCCGGGGCTATCAGCCCCAGCCCCAGCCCCAGCCGCCGCGGCCCGCACCCGGCACCGGGTACGAGTCGATGCGCCCGGCTTCGCCCCGGCCCGCCCCGGCGCCGTCCCCCTACGAGGACCCGTACAACAACCGCCCGTACCAGGGCCGGGGGTACTGA